AGGAGAAAATGATCGAATTTCTCCGCACTTATGGCGGTTTAAACCCAGATTTATTTTACAAAGGTTCCAGCCGACGCGGTTACTCTACGTATCAAGGAGCGGGCGATGCGCCTGGAGTCGTTGATGACCCTTACGATCTGAGTGCGTTGTTAGAGTTGGGATTTGCTGGGAACGAAAGTTTTGAATTTGGCTTCAACCAGCAAATGACGATGTTTGAGCCTGTAGGAGGAATGGATGCGATCGCCAAAGCTTTTGAAAAGCAGGTAGGGAGATTCATTACTTATGGCGCAGTGGTGACAGAAATTCGCAAGACTCCCGATGGCGTGCAAATTTTGTACAAAGATAAATCGGGTAACGTCAAGCAAGAGACAGCCGACTACTGTATCTGTAACATTCCTCTGTCAGTACTGAAAGATATTCCCTCTGATTTCGCTCCCGATATGAAAGAAGCGATCGCCAGCGTGGAATATGCCGTTACGGGTAAAAGTGCGTTACAGTTCAACCGCCGTTTTTGGGAAGATGACGAAGACATCTTCGGTGGTATCACTCAAACTGACCAAGACATCACTCAGATCTGGTATCCCTCCACAGGTTATCTGTCTCAAAAAGGCGTAGTTTTGGGCTACTACAACTTTGGTTCAACAGCAGAGACAGTCGGAACCCTCGCCCCCGCAGACCGCGTAGCTTTAGCATTGGAACAAGGGAGTAAGATTCACCCGCAATATAACAACCACTTTGAGAATGGCTTTTCGCTGTTCTGGTCAACAGTGCCTTATAGCAAAGGTGGATGGGCGGAGTACACCACTGATGTCAGAACGACTTACTATCCGCGACTGAATCAACCAGATGGCAACATCTATTTGTGCGGCGAACATCTCAGCTACCTCACAGGTTGGATGGCTGGTGCTTTTGAATCTGCTCGTCTCGTCTCTACACAGATTGCGGCTCTATGAGCGTTATTTGTCATTGGTGCGCAATCGGGATTTTATTGACATTCTCCTATCTCCGGTACGGGCGGGTTTTGAAGGTAGATTTCTTGCTGTCGGCATGAATTTTTGGCTAAACCCGCCCCTACAAATGCTTGGCTTTTGATTTTTGATTGTTACCCAAAAATTACCCAAAAATTAACTATGAAACGCTTCATCAATCAACTTCAACTTGGAAAAATTAGTGTTTGGTTATTAGCAATTGTTTGTGCTAGCTTAATTGGTCTGCAAATATTTGGGATTCATCTTCAAGCTGTAGCCAAACCAACTTCACCGAAAGAGGTAGTGTTTTACGGTTCGCCAACCTCTTCAATTGCTTCAGCCGTCGCCGTACCGGAAGACCAAGCTTACTATTGGACGAGTGGCACAGTCCCACCAGTGATTAATCCCGATGCTCCACTGCGGACGCGCGATCGCTATGGCGATACAAAAACTCAGGCGATCGGTATTCTAGAACGAATTCAAGCTTTGTTGGCAGATGTGAACCTGAAATTATCTGATGTGGTCTATCTGCGCGTTTATCTGGTGGCAGATCCCGCAATGGATAATCAAGTCGATTACCAAGGTTGGTTTGATGCCTACGCTGAATATTTCAACAATCCAGAAAATCCAGTCAAAACAGCTCGTTCTACCCTGGCTGTGGCTGGTTTAGTCGATCCTGGTTGGTTGATTGAAATCGAAGCCGTTGCCGTTTATCCCAAACGTTAAGAATTCGGAATACCCCTACGGGGAAGCAAGCTACGGAACTCGGAATTCGGAATTAAAAATCTTGCGTGCATCTACACAATTGGGGAGCAATTAAGCGGTAGAGTAACTCAAGTAGCGTTAAAGCGAATTTGTAGACATCAGGCTGTAGCTATGAGTCATAGCAGAATTTTGGGTACGGTATTTATTTTAGGTAGTTGGGCGATCGCAATCTCTCCCGTAACAGCCAATCCAGTAGAGGTTGTAGACTTTACACGCAATTCCCAGACCCTACAAAGTACTCAGTCCAAACAGGTTGATTTTACCGTCAACATCACTCGTCCCCAATCTTTTGCCGAGCTAATACAACAAGCGGAAATCATCGCCGCAAACTTGACCCGACTAGGATTTCAAGAAAACTCCAAGTTGCGCGAAATGTCCGTCCGCATTTTTGGCGAACGTAACGGACAAGAAGCACCTCTATTGTTTGCCAAAGTTTCTCGCTTTGACTGGCAAAAGCAACCTCAAATTCAAAACTGGAGCCAATATTTTACGAGTTCTGGTGTATTGCTTGGTCTCATAGAAGTCGAACAGCAGCCCTCTTCTCCTACGTCTACCGCACCGACTTTTCGTCGCTCTACTCCCCCAACCTCCTCTACTCCTTCAATCTCCACTCCTCCAGTTCCCATTCCTACCCCGCCTACGGTAAAACCATCAAACAATACATCTCCACCTGCTAATAGTTTGCCTCCAGTTAATTCGCCTCCAGGTGGAGCCAGCCTAGAAGAAGAAGATCCCGGTTATAGGTAAATTAGTTATCAGTGGCTAGTGGCGCTTTGGCTAGTTGTACTGATAAACGTTCACTGTCCCAGTTTAATTTCCCCTGCTTTATCTGCACTAGCAAGAGTTTTACCATCGGGACTTATAGCTACTGCATAAACATCTTCATCGTGTTTGCTTAAAGTATTGAGCAGCTCGCCCGATCGCGGATTCCATAATTTGATGGAATGGTCTTCTGCACCGCTAATTAGTACTTGTCCGTCCGCTCGAAAAGTCAGAGAATTAATGTGGTCTGAATGCCCTTTCAAAGTATGTAATAAATCTCCAGTTTGTAAATTCCACAGCCTAATTGTGTTGTCATTTCCACCACTGGCAACTATATTTCCATCGGGACTCATGGCGATCGCAATGACTCGGCTAGTATGCCCTTGTAGCGTGCTGAGTAATTGTCCCGTGTTTAAATTCCAAACTCTGACTAAATTGTCTGCACCACCACTTACAATCGTGTAACCATTAGGACTAATTGCTACGGCACGAACTGCACTTGTATGTCCGCTCAAAGTTCGTAGTAAAACTCCCGTACTTAAATCCCAAACTTTAATCGTGCGATCGCTACTACCGCTGACAATATGTTTGTCATCGGGACTCACAGCCACAGCACGAACTGTATCTGTATGTCCCCGCAAGGTACGGATCGGTTCCCCGGTTTGCAAATCCCAAACTTTAATCGTGCGATCGCTACTACCGCTAATTAATTTATCTCCGCCAGGATCGATCGCTACCGACCAAATTGCACCTGCATGAGCATCAAGAATTGTCCGAATTAATTCTCCAGTTTTTAAACTCCACAACTTAATTGCGCGATCGTTACCACAGCTAGCTAAAATTTGACTGTCAGGACTAAAAGCCAGCGACCAAACAGTATGAACATGTTCGAGTACTGTCGGTACTTGGTGATTGTATGTCGTGTCTGCGGCAATAGTTTCGCTCATGGATAGCTGGCGCAAATCTTGCCAGCGAGTTGCACCATAAGCTATCCCTAATATTGCCAAAACTGTCAGTGTAACTGCCCCCAACCAAGATTTTGGTTGGCGTTGAACGAGATCGTCTTCTACCGTTTTTTCCTGCATTTCGCTAGTTAAAACTGCTACCGTACTCTGACGGTCTGCTTCCCAATCTGTACCTCGATCGTCTGTACCTTTACTATGAGCTACGATCGCTGTATTGAGCGTTGCATTTTCCAACCACCAAAGTGCTGTTCTTCTAATGGTTGCTTTAGCTAAATAAATCTGCTGCGGATCGTCAAATGCGTGTATATTTGGTGCTAAATTTGTCGATGTTTCTCCTAGTCTTCTCCTAATATACTGATGCATTTCTGCTACAGAAATTGTGCGATCGCGATCTAAATCTGCTGCGCCAGTTTCAATTCCTTCTACTAAGTAATGAGTATATGTTGAGAGTTCAAATCCCTTATGAGAACATTCTGTTGCTGTATTTCCAGCCGTCAATATTACCCTACCTATTCCTCCTAACTGCTGTTGGAGATTGCCAATCATGGGATTTTGCGTCCATCCATCTATCACAGTAGAATTGTCGGCGCAACAATCGAGAATGACAACCTGTTGTTCTGCCAGACTGTCATTCATGATATTTTTAATTAGATGAGATGGGATTGCAGTCGGTGCAACCAGTTCTCCGTTGGGATTTTTACAAGTTAAGCGAGTGGGAAAGTAAAATCTGCCATAGCGATCGCTGACGTGATGACCGGAGAAATATAATAATACTAAGTCATCCGGCTGGCGTGTCTGGGCGTTAAATAAAGTTGCGATCGCTAATTGCATTGTCAGTGGATCGGGATTTTTGAGGATTTCTACCTCTGTAAAACCACCCATTTCTGGATGCTGTAAGACCCGTTGCATTGCTACCAAGTCCTTTCCAACTCCAGGTAACCAGTTAAAACCAGGTCCGTAATCGCTTACGCCGATCAGCAATGCCACTCTAGCCATTGGTGACTTCCTCCCTGATGTTTTGTAGATGCGTCGCCACCAGTCCCTACACGAATTCCAAGTGTTTTTTCATACAAGCCTATGAAAGCTTGATGATACCTCTCTAATTTTAAAGATAAAGTAAAGCAATTATTATTCAACCGCAAAAATATAGATTGTCATGTCTTCCTCAAAGTAAAGCTTTTTGGTATCTTTTAATACTCAGTTGAATAATGAGCTAGCAGATTCAAGCTTTTTATACCTGCTTCTAAAGGAAGATTTACCTTTGTATAATTAATTGCTGAATATTAGAAAGCTGATGCTTGTCTTCTCTCTCAACAAGATGCGATCGCGATCTTGCCGAGACTGAAATCAATTATTATCAAATCACCGATTGGGATGGAAGCTTTCACGGTCTGAATCAACATCTCATAGCAATTCTCGATTATGTGGATGATATTTGTAGGGGCGCACAGCTGTGCGCCCCTACCAGACGTGTATTGCATCCAATTGAAAACTGCGATCGGTTTTGAGGCAGGCTTTTCTATTTCTGAAACCAAAGCTATTATCTTTACTGGACGGGTTATTGATTCCCACGGCAAAGAATTATTTTGGAGTCAAGATTTAAGTCGCTCTTAAATTTTTTCACGAATTTTTGTAGAGACGTTACATGTAACGTCTCTACACATGTAACGTCTCTACAGGGAAAACCGATTTAACAATTTATATAGAGTGGCTATGATTTTCTACTAACAGCGACGCAAGGAACCGTCTGCATATAGTTGCAGTGGTACTAGTTCAACTTTGCCGTTAGTAATAACTTTGCTGTAGACAATTTTTACCAAAGGAGACTGTTGTTGATTGTATAAAAGTGCCATATCGATTACCTGCCTGTTGATTCGGTAAAGCCAACGGTATAAAAAAAGACAATACTAAGTTACGTATTCAGTGAAAATACTGACAATGTTGTAGCTTAGAGTCGTTAAAGATTTTGCAAAGATACGCGATCGCAGAGTGGGGATTTGATGAAGATTACAATAAATTTTCGTTTGATAGTGGCGATAACTTCGTTCAGCTTCGCTAACGCGATTCAGTGGTACGGTGAGATTTCCAGTAGAATACGAACAAAATCCTAAATCAGCTTATCGTTCTTCTACTTTGGTCGATCTACTCCGAAAGGATGAAATGTAGCGATCTTTGCTTTTCTGTAGATAGCTTCACCACGCAACCGCTTGATTCCCGAAACAGTCAAACTTCCGTATGTACAAAACTGCCGCTCAGTTACCCGCACGACTGGACTATTATTACCATCAGATTAAAACCATCATTTTATCTCGGCAAAATCCGATTTCTGGCTTATTACCAGCTAGTACTGCCATCACTGCCCACGGAGATTATACCGATGCCTGGGTGAGAGATAACGTCTACAGTATTTTAGCGGTCTGGGGTCTGGCGCTAGCATATCGTAAAGTCGATCCCGATAAAGGACGTACCTACGAATTAGAACACAGCGTTGTGAAGCTGATGCGAGGCTTGTTATTTGCGATGATGCGCCAAGCCACCAAAGTAGAAAGCTTTAAACACACTCAAGCTGCCCTAGATGCCTTGCACGCCAAGTACAATACTCAAACGGGTGATATTGTCGTCGGCGATGGTGAGTGGGGACATCTACAACTCGATGCCACTTCTCTATTTTTATTGATGCTGGCACAAATGACGGCTTCGGGGTTGCACGTCGTCTACACCATCGACGAAGTAAACTTCGTGCAAAATTTGGTTTATTACATCGGACGCACCTACCGTACCCCAGACTTCGGAATTTGGGAACGGGGAAACAAAATCAATCACGGTAATGCCGAATTGAATGCTAGTTCTGTGGGAATGGCAAAAGCAGCCTTAGAAGCCATGAACGGACTAGATTTATTTGGAGTTGGGGGTAGCCAAGCATCGGTAATTCACGTTTTACCCGATGAAATTGCCCGCGCCCGCATTACGTTAGAGAATTTGTTACCGAGGGAATCTGCGTCTAAAGAAGTTGATGCAGCCGTATTAAGCGTTATCGGTTATCCTGCGTTTGCCGTAGAGGATCGACGCTTGCTAGAACGCACCCGCAATGATATTATTACCAAACTCCAAGGCAAATACGGTTGCAAGCGATTTTTACGTGACGGACATCAAACGGTGTTGGAAGACACCAACCGCCTGCATTACGAACCGTGGGAACTGAAGCAATTTGAACATATCGAATGCGAGTGGCCCCTATTTTTCACATACTTATTACTAGATGGAATATTTAGAGGCGATCGCACCCAAATTCAAGCATATCAGGAACGCTTGGAAAAGATTGTCGTAGAACGAGATGGCGTGAAACTATTGCCAGAGTTGTACTACGTCCCGCAGGAAAACATTGCCGCAGAAAGGGCAAATCCCCAAACTCAAACTCGTCTACCAAATGAGAATGTCCCCTTAGTTTGGGCGCAAAGCCTGTATTTTCTCGGTCAAATGTTAAGTGAAGGGCTAGTCTCAATTGGCGATATCGATCCTCTAGGAAAACATTTAAACATCGGTCGTCGCCAAGAAGCAATGGTACAAATTGCCTTACTTGCAGAAGATGAAGATTTACAAGCAAAACTAGCGGTTTACGGCATTGAAACCCAAACACCATCACAAGTAGAACCCATTCAAGTCCGCCAAGCCGGAGAACTATCAACTGTCTACACCCAAATTGGACGCAACGACAAATTAGGTTTGTCAGGAAGACCAATTAGACGCTTGCGGAGTTTAACGACTTCGAGAATCTTTCGGATTCGCGATGAAACCGTGGTGTTTTTACCTTCTTTTCTCGATCCCCAACAATTTTATCTCACCCTCGATTACCACTTTCTAGTCGCACGACTCAAAAGCGAACTTGCATATATTAAACACCATTGGAGTGATTTAGGGCGACCGACAGTAACGCTGATGTTAACTCATACCATGCTAGAAACGGAGAAAGAAGCGTTATTACCGTTGATGGAGGAACTCAGAAGCGGTGTTTGCAACGGCGTTCACGTTAAGCTAGGACGATTGCAACAGTTGATGCTAACGGCAAAAACAGAACGGATTGATTTCTTGCATGAGTTAAATTTTATTCGCTTAGCAGTCAACAAGACCGCACAACGCAACTATTATTTAACGTTTCATCCCGAAAAAAACCTACCTCTAGGGATTACTCAAGAATTTCAACTAGAGTGCGAAACCAATCTCAGTCTACTATTAGGACAATTACGGGCTTCAGAAAATCTTTACGAGCAAATAGAGTTATTGCAGACATTGTATCGCTTACGCGGCTTAGATTTTGATACTGGTTTTGGCACTGGACGAGTGACGGTTGGCGATTTATTGGATGAAGTTTATACCAAGGCGGGAAATTCTTGCTTGTGGACGATTGTACGCCGCGCCGCAGGACTGCGACGGATGATAGACGTGTCGCTTTCAGACGAGGTGACA
This window of the Chroococcidiopsis thermalis PCC 7203 genome carries:
- a CDS encoding flavin monoamine oxidase family protein, which codes for MRRRDFITRIAASAGTTYAVMQALDLIEKPATAQKSPFQLQRRGGSKSIIILGAGLGGMTCAYELSKVGYQCKILEARERSGGRCWTVRTGDKFTDTLGQTQTIGFDRGQYFNPGPARIPYHHVTIDYCKELGVPLEVIVNLSRQQYIYRENAGSLSGRKVHFREAIADMRGYISELLAKAISKDAVDAPLTVEDKEKMIEFLRTYGGLNPDLFYKGSSRRGYSTYQGAGDAPGVVDDPYDLSALLELGFAGNESFEFGFNQQMTMFEPVGGMDAIAKAFEKQVGRFITYGAVVTEIRKTPDGVQILYKDKSGNVKQETADYCICNIPLSVLKDIPSDFAPDMKEAIASVEYAVTGKSALQFNRRFWEDDEDIFGGITQTDQDITQIWYPSTGYLSQKGVVLGYYNFGSTAETVGTLAPADRVALALEQGSKIHPQYNNHFENGFSLFWSTVPYSKGGWAEYTTDVRTTYYPRLNQPDGNIYLCGEHLSYLTGWMAGAFESARLVSTQIAAL
- a CDS encoding RidA family protein, whose amino-acid sequence is MKRFINQLQLGKISVWLLAIVCASLIGLQIFGIHLQAVAKPTSPKEVVFYGSPTSSIASAVAVPEDQAYYWTSGTVPPVINPDAPLRTRDRYGDTKTQAIGILERIQALLADVNLKLSDVVYLRVYLVADPAMDNQVDYQGWFDAYAEYFNNPENPVKTARSTLAVAGLVDPGWLIEIEAVAVYPKR
- a CDS encoding caspase family protein, whose protein sequence is MARVALLIGVSDYGPGFNWLPGVGKDLVAMQRVLQHPEMGGFTEVEILKNPDPLTMQLAIATLFNAQTRQPDDLVLLYFSGHHVSDRYGRFYFPTRLTCKNPNGELVAPTAIPSHLIKNIMNDSLAEQQVVILDCCADNSTVIDGWTQNPMIGNLQQQLGGIGRVILTAGNTATECSHKGFELSTYTHYLVEGIETGAADLDRDRTISVAEMHQYIRRRLGETSTNLAPNIHAFDDPQQIYLAKATIRRTALWWLENATLNTAIVAHSKGTDDRGTDWEADRQSTVAVLTSEMQEKTVEDDLVQRQPKSWLGAVTLTVLAILGIAYGATRWQDLRQLSMSETIAADTTYNHQVPTVLEHVHTVWSLAFSPDSQILASCGNDRAIKLWSLKTGELIRTILDAHAGAIWSVAIDPGGDKLISGSSDRTIKVWDLQTGEPIRTLRGHTDTVRAVAVSPDDKHIVSGSSDRTIKVWDLSTGVLLRTLSGHTSAVRAVAISPNGYTIVSGGADNLVRVWNLNTGQLLSTLQGHTSRVIAIAMSPDGNIVASGGNDNTIRLWNLQTGDLLHTLKGHSDHINSLTFRADGQVLISGAEDHSIKLWNPRSGELLNTLSKHDEDVYAVAISPDGKTLASADKAGEIKLGQ
- a CDS encoding glycoside hydrolase family 15 protein, with amino-acid sequence MYKTAAQLPARLDYYYHQIKTIILSRQNPISGLLPASTAITAHGDYTDAWVRDNVYSILAVWGLALAYRKVDPDKGRTYELEHSVVKLMRGLLFAMMRQATKVESFKHTQAALDALHAKYNTQTGDIVVGDGEWGHLQLDATSLFLLMLAQMTASGLHVVYTIDEVNFVQNLVYYIGRTYRTPDFGIWERGNKINHGNAELNASSVGMAKAALEAMNGLDLFGVGGSQASVIHVLPDEIARARITLENLLPRESASKEVDAAVLSVIGYPAFAVEDRRLLERTRNDIITKLQGKYGCKRFLRDGHQTVLEDTNRLHYEPWELKQFEHIECEWPLFFTYLLLDGIFRGDRTQIQAYQERLEKIVVERDGVKLLPELYYVPQENIAAERANPQTQTRLPNENVPLVWAQSLYFLGQMLSEGLVSIGDIDPLGKHLNIGRRQEAMVQIALLAEDEDLQAKLAVYGIETQTPSQVEPIQVRQAGELSTVYTQIGRNDKLGLSGRPIRRLRSLTTSRIFRIRDETVVFLPSFLDPQQFYLTLDYHFLVARLKSELAYIKHHWSDLGRPTVTLMLTHTMLETEKEALLPLMEELRSGVCNGVHVKLGRLQQLMLTAKTERIDFLHELNFIRLAVNKTAQRNYYLTFHPEKNLPLGITQEFQLECETNLSLLLGQLRASENLYEQIELLQTLYRLRGLDFDTGFGTGRVTVGDLLDEVYTKAGNSCLWTIVRRAAGLRRMIDVSLSDEVTSILVRQKQIAVGKSYSEASLITQPMSNQEIGEKIDQFCGEDIRDRVLTQEMLNYLGVLIRTEPHLFKGLLTLRVGYLILLITSELGQELGLTQDEAYEHLMQLSPFEVKMRLRQVLIGYEGMNQVLRQRESLHVKQPESDIEWVVLPEATDEGFVPLSGWQQQRHWDGSMNRVPQDFFQRVWRLMKHSKGVIIGDKLERRNRLDSELILAEMTSGEKNFALRVEHLLNKIEAPEYRQVNIETLMELAAICDRNPNLQIEEYIVLDVLIGHAVRLAWLERFPEKADRYDEFKASAWRAFYNSSPRECASAVVKAFRFLSEFGQSQAA